A genomic window from Aethina tumida isolate Nest 87 chromosome 4, icAetTumi1.1, whole genome shotgun sequence includes:
- the LOC109602513 gene encoding calcium uptake protein 1 homolog, mitochondrial isoform X3, producing MFAKVIRFGLLANKYYKPIKTTDVAPLLCASPSQQIQCREYKNFGHKTEKESRFTKVYFTFLLLGLIGTSLDWGWIRSQLPKVKAEAPPENGSIGGESQLDENVEEEVKKKKHRREKIGFRDRKIIEYENRMRAFSTPDKIFRYFATVKLIHVNNEVNEVYMTPDDFLRAITPGMKQPDGLGLDQYRRYDPKTVQQKLELTLDEDSIFYKLGSSGLITFSDYIFLLTVLSTSRRHFEIAFRMFDLNGDGDVDCEEFEKVATLIRQQTSIGSRHRDHANTGNTFKGVNSALTTYFFGPNLKQKLTIEKFLDFQEKLQREILSLEFQRKTPDENGNITEADFTELLLAYAGYPQKKKARMLKRVKKTFRDHGKGISKEDYLNFFHFLNNINDVDTALTFYHIAGASIDQPTLKHVAKTVAHVDLSDHVIHVVFTIFDENQDGQLSNKEFIAVMKNRLLRGLEKPKDTGFVKFMQSILKCAKETKPALLDI from the exons ATGTTCGCCAAAGTCATTCGCTTTGGGTTGTTAgcgaacaaatattataaaccaataaaaacAACCGATGTAGCTCCATTATTGTGCGCGTCCCCCAGCCAACAAATACAATGCagggaatataaaaatttcggaCACAAAACCGAAAAGGAATCGAGGTTTACGAAGGTCTACTTCACATTTCTCCTGTTGGGACTCATTGGCACGTCCCTGGATTGGGGATG gATCAGAAGTCAGTTGCCAAAAGTCAAAGCTGAGGCACCTCCAGAAAACGGGAGCATTGGTGGTGAAAGTCAATTAGATGAGAATGTCGAAGAGGAGGTTAAGAAAAAGAAACACCGTCGCGAGAAAATCGGTTTCAGGGACCGAAAG ATAATTGAATATGAGAATCGAATGAGAGCATTTTCCACCCCAGACAAGATTTTTCGGTATTTTGCAACAGTTAAGTTGATTCATGTCAACAATGAGGTGAATGAAGTTTACATGACACCCGACGATTTCCTTCGGGCAATCACTCCTGGAATGAAACAACCTGATG gTTTGGGTTTGGATCAGTACAGAAGATACGATCCTAAG ACGGTTCAACAAAAATTAGAACTTACTTTAGATGAGgacagtatattttataaattaggaAGCTCTGGATTGATAACATTTTCCGACTACATCTTCCTGCTGACGGTTCTTTCCA CATCGAGACGTCATTTCGAAATTGCCTTCCGCATGTTTGATCTGAATGGCGACGGCGATGTGGATTGTGAGGAGTTCGAGAAGGTTGCCACCTTAATTCGACAACAGACTAGCATTGGGTCCAGACATCGTGATCACGCCAACACTGGAAATACCTTTAAA GGTGTAAATTCAGCGTTGACCACTTACTTCTTCGGCCCCAATTTGAAACAGAAACTTACAATTGAGAAGTTCCTGGACTTCCAAGAAAAACTCCAGAGGGAAATTTTGAGTTTGGAGTTCCAGAGGAAGACGCCGGACGAAAATGGTAATATAACTGAAGCCGACTTTACGGAGCTTCTGTTGGCTTATGCCGGTTACCCTCAGAAGAAAAAGGCCAGGATGTTGAAAAGGGTGAAGAAAAC ttttagaGATCATGGCAAAGGCATTTCCAAAGAAgactatttaaactttttccacTTTCTAAATAACATCAATGATGTCGACACAGCCTTGACCTTTTATCATATCGCTGGAGCATCAATCGATCAGCCAACTTTAAAACACGTAGCCAAGACTGTAGCACATGTAGACCTCAGCGACCACGTGATACATGTTGTGTTCACAATTTTTGACGAAAATC AGGATGGTCAACTGAGTAACAAAGAATTTATAGCCGTAATGAAAAATCGACTTTTAAGAGGTCTCGAGAAACCAAAGGATACTGGATTCGTTAAATTTATGCAGTCAATTCTGAAATGTGCTAAAGAAACGAAACCTGCTTTGTTagatatttaa
- the LOC109602513 gene encoding calcium uptake protein 1 homolog, mitochondrial isoform X4, producing the protein MFAKVIRFGLLANKYYKPIKTTDVAPLLCASPSQQIQCREYKNFGHKTEKESRFTKVYFTFLLLGLIGTSLDWGWIRSQLPKVKAEAPPENGSIGGESQLDENVEEEVKKKKHRREKIGFRDRKIIEYENRIRHYSTPDKVFRYFATLQVQGATVDQHEIYMTPDDFLRSMTPGLKQPDGLGLDQYRRYDPKTVQQKLELTLDEDSIFYKLGSSGLITFSDYIFLLTVLSTSRRHFEIAFRMFDLNGDGDVDCEEFEKVATLIRQQTSIGSRHRDHANTGNTFKGVNSALTTYFFGPNLKQKLTIEKFLDFQEKLQREILSLEFQRKTPDENGNITEADFTELLLAYAGYPQKKKARMLKRVKKTFRDHGKGISKEDYLNFFHFLNNINDVDTALTFYHIAGASIDQPTLKHVAKTVAHVDLSDHVIHVVFTIFDENQDGQLSNKEFIAVMKNRLLRGLEKPKDTGFVKFMQSILKCAKETKPALLDI; encoded by the exons ATGTTCGCCAAAGTCATTCGCTTTGGGTTGTTAgcgaacaaatattataaaccaataaaaacAACCGATGTAGCTCCATTATTGTGCGCGTCCCCCAGCCAACAAATACAATGCagggaatataaaaatttcggaCACAAAACCGAAAAGGAATCGAGGTTTACGAAGGTCTACTTCACATTTCTCCTGTTGGGACTCATTGGCACGTCCCTGGATTGGGGATG gATCAGAAGTCAGTTGCCAAAAGTCAAAGCTGAGGCACCTCCAGAAAACGGGAGCATTGGTGGTGAAAGTCAATTAGATGAGAATGTCGAAGAGGAGGTTAAGAAAAAGAAACACCGTCGCGAGAAAATCGGTTTCAGGGACCGAAAG ATAATTGAGTATGAGAATCGCATAAGGCACTATTCAACACCAGACAAGGTCTTTCGCTACTTTGCCACGCTCCAGGTCCAGGGTGCAACCGTCGACCAGCATGAGATTTACATGACGCCCGACGACTTTCTCAGATCTATGACGCCCGGTCTCAAGCAACCAGATG gTTTGGGTTTGGATCAGTACAGAAGATACGATCCTAAG ACGGTTCAACAAAAATTAGAACTTACTTTAGATGAGgacagtatattttataaattaggaAGCTCTGGATTGATAACATTTTCCGACTACATCTTCCTGCTGACGGTTCTTTCCA CATCGAGACGTCATTTCGAAATTGCCTTCCGCATGTTTGATCTGAATGGCGACGGCGATGTGGATTGTGAGGAGTTCGAGAAGGTTGCCACCTTAATTCGACAACAGACTAGCATTGGGTCCAGACATCGTGATCACGCCAACACTGGAAATACCTTTAAA GGTGTAAATTCAGCGTTGACCACTTACTTCTTCGGCCCCAATTTGAAACAGAAACTTACAATTGAGAAGTTCCTGGACTTCCAAGAAAAACTCCAGAGGGAAATTTTGAGTTTGGAGTTCCAGAGGAAGACGCCGGACGAAAATGGTAATATAACTGAAGCCGACTTTACGGAGCTTCTGTTGGCTTATGCCGGTTACCCTCAGAAGAAAAAGGCCAGGATGTTGAAAAGGGTGAAGAAAAC ttttagaGATCATGGCAAAGGCATTTCCAAAGAAgactatttaaactttttccacTTTCTAAATAACATCAATGATGTCGACACAGCCTTGACCTTTTATCATATCGCTGGAGCATCAATCGATCAGCCAACTTTAAAACACGTAGCCAAGACTGTAGCACATGTAGACCTCAGCGACCACGTGATACATGTTGTGTTCACAATTTTTGACGAAAATC AGGATGGTCAACTGAGTAACAAAGAATTTATAGCCGTAATGAAAAATCGACTTTTAAGAGGTCTCGAGAAACCAAAGGATACTGGATTCGTTAAATTTATGCAGTCAATTCTGAAATGTGCTAAAGAAACGAAACCTGCTTTGTTagatatttaa
- the LOC109602513 gene encoding calcium uptake protein 1 homolog, mitochondrial isoform X1 has product MFAKVIRFGLLANKYYKPIKTTDVAPLLCASPSQQIQCREYKNFGHKTEKESRFTKVYFTFLLLGLIGTSLDWGWIRSQLPKVKAEAPPENGSIGGESQLDENVEEEVKKKKHRREKIGFRDRKIIEYENRMRAFSTPDKIFRYFATVKLIHVNNEVNEVYMTPDDFLRAITPGMKQPDGLGLDQYRRYDPKHGMQTVQQKLELTLDEDSIFYKLGSSGLITFSDYIFLLTVLSTSRRHFEIAFRMFDLNGDGDVDCEEFEKVATLIRQQTSIGSRHRDHANTGNTFKGVNSALTTYFFGPNLKQKLTIEKFLDFQEKLQREILSLEFQRKTPDENGNITEADFTELLLAYAGYPQKKKARMLKRVKKTFRDHGKGISKEDYLNFFHFLNNINDVDTALTFYHIAGASIDQPTLKHVAKTVAHVDLSDHVIHVVFTIFDENQDGQLSNKEFIAVMKNRLLRGLEKPKDTGFVKFMQSILKCAKETKPALLDI; this is encoded by the exons ATGTTCGCCAAAGTCATTCGCTTTGGGTTGTTAgcgaacaaatattataaaccaataaaaacAACCGATGTAGCTCCATTATTGTGCGCGTCCCCCAGCCAACAAATACAATGCagggaatataaaaatttcggaCACAAAACCGAAAAGGAATCGAGGTTTACGAAGGTCTACTTCACATTTCTCCTGTTGGGACTCATTGGCACGTCCCTGGATTGGGGATG gATCAGAAGTCAGTTGCCAAAAGTCAAAGCTGAGGCACCTCCAGAAAACGGGAGCATTGGTGGTGAAAGTCAATTAGATGAGAATGTCGAAGAGGAGGTTAAGAAAAAGAAACACCGTCGCGAGAAAATCGGTTTCAGGGACCGAAAG ATAATTGAATATGAGAATCGAATGAGAGCATTTTCCACCCCAGACAAGATTTTTCGGTATTTTGCAACAGTTAAGTTGATTCATGTCAACAATGAGGTGAATGAAGTTTACATGACACCCGACGATTTCCTTCGGGCAATCACTCCTGGAATGAAACAACCTGATG gTTTGGGTTTGGATCAGTACAGAAGATACGATCCTAAG CACGGTATGCAG ACGGTTCAACAAAAATTAGAACTTACTTTAGATGAGgacagtatattttataaattaggaAGCTCTGGATTGATAACATTTTCCGACTACATCTTCCTGCTGACGGTTCTTTCCA CATCGAGACGTCATTTCGAAATTGCCTTCCGCATGTTTGATCTGAATGGCGACGGCGATGTGGATTGTGAGGAGTTCGAGAAGGTTGCCACCTTAATTCGACAACAGACTAGCATTGGGTCCAGACATCGTGATCACGCCAACACTGGAAATACCTTTAAA GGTGTAAATTCAGCGTTGACCACTTACTTCTTCGGCCCCAATTTGAAACAGAAACTTACAATTGAGAAGTTCCTGGACTTCCAAGAAAAACTCCAGAGGGAAATTTTGAGTTTGGAGTTCCAGAGGAAGACGCCGGACGAAAATGGTAATATAACTGAAGCCGACTTTACGGAGCTTCTGTTGGCTTATGCCGGTTACCCTCAGAAGAAAAAGGCCAGGATGTTGAAAAGGGTGAAGAAAAC ttttagaGATCATGGCAAAGGCATTTCCAAAGAAgactatttaaactttttccacTTTCTAAATAACATCAATGATGTCGACACAGCCTTGACCTTTTATCATATCGCTGGAGCATCAATCGATCAGCCAACTTTAAAACACGTAGCCAAGACTGTAGCACATGTAGACCTCAGCGACCACGTGATACATGTTGTGTTCACAATTTTTGACGAAAATC AGGATGGTCAACTGAGTAACAAAGAATTTATAGCCGTAATGAAAAATCGACTTTTAAGAGGTCTCGAGAAACCAAAGGATACTGGATTCGTTAAATTTATGCAGTCAATTCTGAAATGTGCTAAAGAAACGAAACCTGCTTTGTTagatatttaa
- the LOC109602513 gene encoding calcium uptake protein 1 homolog, mitochondrial isoform X2 has protein sequence MFAKVIRFGLLANKYYKPIKTTDVAPLLCASPSQQIQCREYKNFGHKTEKESRFTKVYFTFLLLGLIGTSLDWGWIRSQLPKVKAEAPPENGSIGGESQLDENVEEEVKKKKHRREKIGFRDRKIIEYENRIRHYSTPDKVFRYFATLQVQGATVDQHEIYMTPDDFLRSMTPGLKQPDGLGLDQYRRYDPKHGMQTVQQKLELTLDEDSIFYKLGSSGLITFSDYIFLLTVLSTSRRHFEIAFRMFDLNGDGDVDCEEFEKVATLIRQQTSIGSRHRDHANTGNTFKGVNSALTTYFFGPNLKQKLTIEKFLDFQEKLQREILSLEFQRKTPDENGNITEADFTELLLAYAGYPQKKKARMLKRVKKTFRDHGKGISKEDYLNFFHFLNNINDVDTALTFYHIAGASIDQPTLKHVAKTVAHVDLSDHVIHVVFTIFDENQDGQLSNKEFIAVMKNRLLRGLEKPKDTGFVKFMQSILKCAKETKPALLDI, from the exons ATGTTCGCCAAAGTCATTCGCTTTGGGTTGTTAgcgaacaaatattataaaccaataaaaacAACCGATGTAGCTCCATTATTGTGCGCGTCCCCCAGCCAACAAATACAATGCagggaatataaaaatttcggaCACAAAACCGAAAAGGAATCGAGGTTTACGAAGGTCTACTTCACATTTCTCCTGTTGGGACTCATTGGCACGTCCCTGGATTGGGGATG gATCAGAAGTCAGTTGCCAAAAGTCAAAGCTGAGGCACCTCCAGAAAACGGGAGCATTGGTGGTGAAAGTCAATTAGATGAGAATGTCGAAGAGGAGGTTAAGAAAAAGAAACACCGTCGCGAGAAAATCGGTTTCAGGGACCGAAAG ATAATTGAGTATGAGAATCGCATAAGGCACTATTCAACACCAGACAAGGTCTTTCGCTACTTTGCCACGCTCCAGGTCCAGGGTGCAACCGTCGACCAGCATGAGATTTACATGACGCCCGACGACTTTCTCAGATCTATGACGCCCGGTCTCAAGCAACCAGATG gTTTGGGTTTGGATCAGTACAGAAGATACGATCCTAAG CACGGTATGCAG ACGGTTCAACAAAAATTAGAACTTACTTTAGATGAGgacagtatattttataaattaggaAGCTCTGGATTGATAACATTTTCCGACTACATCTTCCTGCTGACGGTTCTTTCCA CATCGAGACGTCATTTCGAAATTGCCTTCCGCATGTTTGATCTGAATGGCGACGGCGATGTGGATTGTGAGGAGTTCGAGAAGGTTGCCACCTTAATTCGACAACAGACTAGCATTGGGTCCAGACATCGTGATCACGCCAACACTGGAAATACCTTTAAA GGTGTAAATTCAGCGTTGACCACTTACTTCTTCGGCCCCAATTTGAAACAGAAACTTACAATTGAGAAGTTCCTGGACTTCCAAGAAAAACTCCAGAGGGAAATTTTGAGTTTGGAGTTCCAGAGGAAGACGCCGGACGAAAATGGTAATATAACTGAAGCCGACTTTACGGAGCTTCTGTTGGCTTATGCCGGTTACCCTCAGAAGAAAAAGGCCAGGATGTTGAAAAGGGTGAAGAAAAC ttttagaGATCATGGCAAAGGCATTTCCAAAGAAgactatttaaactttttccacTTTCTAAATAACATCAATGATGTCGACACAGCCTTGACCTTTTATCATATCGCTGGAGCATCAATCGATCAGCCAACTTTAAAACACGTAGCCAAGACTGTAGCACATGTAGACCTCAGCGACCACGTGATACATGTTGTGTTCACAATTTTTGACGAAAATC AGGATGGTCAACTGAGTAACAAAGAATTTATAGCCGTAATGAAAAATCGACTTTTAAGAGGTCTCGAGAAACCAAAGGATACTGGATTCGTTAAATTTATGCAGTCAATTCTGAAATGTGCTAAAGAAACGAAACCTGCTTTGTTagatatttaa